In the Periophthalmus magnuspinnatus isolate fPerMag1 chromosome 11, fPerMag1.2.pri, whole genome shotgun sequence genome, AGTCAAGGCCTGAACAAATACATGTGTATGATTGTCTGTCTGGAGAAACGCAAACTGTTGATGTAGATGTTTTGGCTGCGCGGTGAGTAAGCGCAAAAGCATCGTCATTGATTTAGTGATTGTATCCacattttcagcaataaaatgCAATGTTGAAATAATGTCTTTGCCTGGTGTGTTATTCTGTGCAGGACTGGAGATTACAGAAAGAACCAACCTGTAACCACAACCAGAACCCCAAAAGAAGCTATTCTGGTACTGTGAAGAATTTAATCATTCATCAGTGAATCAGTGGTTAAAGAGCCTTCAGTTATTGTTGTATCTTTGGGCAAGACGGTTTACCTTCATTGCATATGTATAATGTGGAGTGAGTGATTGGTGATGAGGGGCAGACTGGACCAACACATACTTACTCTTATTTAAACATTAGTAGTAAAAAAGTTAAGTCACTTCACAATTGTgagcattatttattcactccacacttagTGGTGGTGAACTTCTATCATagtcatagctgccctgggCTGGACAGCTGGAAACAAGACTTCTAATTGGCACCGCTCAGTACGAGCAAAGTGAGTGTCTCAGAAATGCCAAATGTCACAACACTTCAGGTGGACAAGCACTCGAGCTACTCTCGAATGGTGACATAGTAATTGTATATTGTCTATATGAAAAATGTCGTAATCTAAAATGTGCTCTTTTTAATTGAAAGTGTAGAATATGTTGGGGACAAACAAACTTTCAAAAGGAGTTGTTTATATGTACCTTATACAGAGTTTAACCAAGTATTGATTGACTGGCCAAGAATATTCACCAAATTTCCGTTAAGTATTGGTAATACTAGTCTTCTGTGACAGGTTCTAGTAGATACGAGCTCATCTATGAATGAGAAGTGCTATGGAAGTGTGGATATAGAGAAGATCCATGTTGTCAAAGAACTCTTCAATAACTTTGCCAATCGGAGCATGGCATATGATTTCCATCACATCATCAGTCTTGTGAAGTTTGACTCTACAGTTAAAACTCTTCAGACCTTCACAGAAACACTTGAAACATTCAAGGTAATTGGTCAATGTCTTGTCTTTTATAAATCATACTGTTTTCCAGAATTTTGACATAATTCTTGTTCTTGTgtgatttatgtgtttttttttgcgttttttaTTAGCAGATATAGCGACAAAGTTTTAGTGCTAATGTTAAATTACACCCCTGAACATCTTTTAGCCGCCTGTTGATTATTTGGCTTTTTGACTTCCATTTAACCTGGGACAAGTGGTCAGGCCTGTTCTCTGGAAAAATTCTCTGAAAAATCAAGGGTGTACACGGAGTTACTTATGCATGTAAACGTAGGGCGTGTTATTTGTCTTTTCAGGACAGTGTGCAAAATCTTGAAGCAAATGGAGGCACAGCGCTTTATGACGCTCTTGAACTTGGGAGACGCAAGTTAAAAAAAGTCAAGACAGAATTCCCAAACTGTGTTCTGCGTGTTCTGTGCATCACAGACGGGAATGATTCTAGGTAATGAACTTAAATTGTAACAAATGTAAGTTAATATCATTTGCTGATGATGATAATCAGTACAGAATGTGCTTTGATATTCTTAATTGTTGAAGATtagaaaatatttgttttatgccatattttgTAAACAGTTCCACCATTGAACCAGATGATGTTGCTATCAATCTGATAAAATCTGGCATCATTATGGATTCAGTTCTTCTTGGAACAGTAGAGAACAATATGCTCCATGGGATCAGCATTGCCTCTGGTTGGTCAAAGTGTTTTCATGTAAAAGTAAAGGCTTTGTAAATGAGACTTGTATTAATGTTAAAGGTGGCTGCTGTTTTAAACCTGAGACGAGCAAAGACGGTTTAAAACTGTTTGAAGCAGAAACCATTTTGTCTTTAGCAATGcgaaaacccaaaaacaaagcAGACCCGTCTTCTGTTACCAaggtaataaaaaaatgaatgaggaAAACTATTTCTCATATAATGTAAATTAATAAAGGTTTTGTTGTAGGGTTTTTTAACTGGACTATTCGCAGTTCATGGATATGATGACCTCCCAGAAGCTGTCTTACCCACTGAGATCTCCAGTAAAGTGACTGCACCAGAAGCGTAAGACTattcaaaaagttaaaaataatttatctAATGTACTGGACCAAACAACTTAAACACATTAAACTTGCTCTAATTTCACTCAGTGctttgaaaaagaaaatccGTGAGGCCAAAGATGGACGTTTCATGGAGAGGGACAGGCGGATCTTGGAGGAGTTGAAGAGTCTACACTGTCAGCCACATCCTTTCTTTCAAATCTACCCATCAGAAACTGACTTTAGTAAGTCAAGATTTAGCATGTATACACATGTATGTGTTGCACTTCTTCACTGATCATGTAACTAATTCACAAACAGCGTTTTGGAGAGTTCTCATGGAAGGCCCTCCGGATACACCTTATGAGAGTGGAGTGTTCGAGCTCTTCTGTCAGTTTGGTCCTGAATACCCAGTGAAACCACCGACAGTCCGCTTCATCACTTTTGTATCCTGAAAATAGACTTGTAATATTACACATAGTTGTCCATCTCTActtgtatgttttatgtttatatttgtttgtttatatctGTTTCAAATCACTTTCTTAACATGAACAAAGATATATCACTGCAATATCAACAATGTGGGCCGAATTTGCCACAACATATTTGATCGTGGATACAACGCACACATCACAATGAGAGAGATCTTAAATGCTGTGTATGGACTGTTGATGGATCCAGAGCCTCAAGATCCACTGGACAGGTAGGGTGTAAATCATTAGTAACATCAatattctattaaaaaaatgtatgtaaatgtaattacagtttttctcatttgctttggcacaattttttttatcagaacAAAGTATTTAAATGAATTCCTCAGAACAATTCATACTGAAGCAACTGAGGAAAActgtaatataaatgtaatattaaaatgaaatgtatgtaagcCTGtttactaaaagtaaaaaaaaaagtgcagcaTTTTGGCCGAGGAGTACCTGACAAGCCGCAGCAAGTATGACGAAGAAGCCAAAAAGCACACTGAAAAGAGTGCAGGGCAAACACTGGATGAAATGGAAAAGGTACAGATAATATTCGCCGCATGAAAAGGAGTAATAAGAGCTACTGCTTGACACTGTTCACAATGTTATCATATAGATGTAAAATTAGTAAGTAGTACTTTGAATAACATTtttcatgtatattttttacttttactttagtacaaatTTTGCAGCAGTACTAGTAGAAATTGAGTATTATTCTATCCATGTAATTAACTTTTACATGAGTACACATTTCCGGTACTATTTCCACCACTGGTAGtgtatgatgttttttttctgaccaCAGAAATTGGTTGAAACTGTGAAGCCTTTACCCGAAAAACTCACCTGTCCTCTCACCAAGAAACTCTATGTTGATCCTGTGATAACAATATATAAAGATATTTATGAACGAAAAGCAATTGAAAAACATCTTAAACAGTAAGTGccttattaatttatttttataaagctgTATGTAGCCAACACTTACTATTCCTTTCTGGCTTCAGATCGGAATATGATCCATTTGCCGATCGTCAGAAGCCACTGACAATGTTGGACTGGAAACCCTGTCCTCACATGAGAGCCATGGTAACTGAATATCGGAACAGTCAAATTTTGTAAACTACATTGTAGAAGCAAAGATTGCgtattttgttttcttgttttttagtTGTATTCATTCTTAACATAAATGTCATCTTAATACCTTGTCTCTAAGATTACAGAGCTAGTTTGTTCCTTATTTTTTATAGACTCTTTGCAGCTTCCAGACACAGTTTTCTTATAGTCACAATAGCCCACTCTGTATTCTGatattttggtttgtttagCCACACATTATTGTATTCCATAAGAAGGCTTTTATCTTAGCCTGTAGACACGTATAAAAAATATCCATGCATTTGAATGTGATTTCAGTCCCATATGTTGCCATGGACActgaatattaaaattaaacagttggatttttttaatgaatagaTTATGTAATGCATTTCGTTGTATTGCCATGTTCTGATATTAAAAAGGTTAAAACAACATCCGTTTATGATAACAattctggtttaaaaaaaaaaaaaaaaaaaacacgttaaAAACACACGTTTTCTATTGGTCTACTCAAAAGAGGCGGAGCGTGTTTCCCGGAAGTGAGTAACGTGACTGGTAACCAACGACTACTCATCTCCGATATCATAAACTTGTGTCtccattattcattattttcatcTAAGAGCGTATTAAAACATAATCTTATAAAACATGGGAGACGATGAAGAAAAGTATGACGGGATGCTGCTTGTCATGGCCCAGCAACACGAGGGAGGAGTGCACGAGGTAATGTTAAATgtgatgctaacatgctaaagcGGGGTGGCTAACATGTTTGCTAATACTTTAACATAAATGGGCTAacttgtgtgtacatgtgcattGAATGATGGATGAGAAATGAGGCAAAACTAATAGAATCATTTAGCTAAGCCCAAGTAAGTCTTCTCTACTGATTAACAGATGAAGAAATTTCTAGAATGTTCTGGTTCATTATACTGTAACACACTCATGTACAAAATCTCACTGGTTTGCTTTCCTGTCTTTATTGTCATACAGctagtaaacacatttttcagctTCCTTCGACGTAAAACTGATTTCTTTACtggtggtgaagaaggagcacCAGAGAAGGTATGTTCATTCCCATGTGCACCATAAGACACGCCCTTTATTGTATGTGGTTAAACCTTTTGTATTGTTTAGCTGGTCAAAGATGCATTTGATCGTCACAGCAAGTTAGCAATAAAAGCTCATAAAGAAAAGCTGAAGAAACAGGA is a window encoding:
- the LOC117378471 gene encoding uncharacterized protein LOC117378471; protein product: MDKIYNLLERHRLESYYSPFQTLGVKDEQDFCDSVTDEDLSSLGLTHVEKNRFKEMQRFIGTLRAPAPGTSSSVQSKKAFSLKYTYPKCPGLKMITDMDPAQNTVEDLMLRIGHAENIVSSNGVCLYTEDGMPLTDDPFFNTWSLQDRHIMDGDIIYAIFTPKENLLTAADSTTDPVSLSGNDTVRCHVMLRGDFEVNIDWAVDTVSDVKNKLSAISGIPENVLHYRCDTSSEDAQQQLWMEEGTSLNFSLSSFTDLERNKLFTDITPSVQQTKKGISVFLASLYVIETKTSVIQHSNLIGFIRKVTGCSPLAQSLWQLLQKNQILSRTQKIAVIEGFYTLFREILPKPGSTDGHRIIEDQEVFENSLFCWSYIMSEAKKGSPHHENYAPISLFSENGKRFCEPVTVPGLPGPMERADVLQKIRDGETIPLCTEKVLSPTSLKRRTDIEKILLSVHPFLRTYHKCISHNDVPGQNFQLETMKTLEVMTEEMKAFPSLYVTPPLLLKNLGQYDTCLVYLSEDNLGVYLHKGKSRPEQIHVYDCLSGETQTVDVDVLAARTGDYRKNQPVTTTRTPKEAILVLVDTSSSMNEKCYGSVDIEKIHVVKELFNNFANRSMAYDFHHIISLVKFDSTVKTLQTFTETLETFKDSVQNLEANGGTALYDALELGRRKLKKVKTEFPNCVLRVLCITDGNDSSSTIEPDDVAINLIKSGIIMDSVLLGTVENNMLHGISIASGGCCFKPETSKDGLKLFEAETILSLAMRKPKNKADPSSVTKGFLTGLFAVHGYDDLPEAVLPTEISSKVTAPEAALKKKIREAKDGRFMERDRRILEELKSLHCQPHPFFQIYPSETDFTFWRVLMEGPPDTPYESGVFELFCQFGPEYPVKPPTVRFITFIYHCNINNVGRICHNIFDRGYNAHITMREILNAVYGLLMDPEPQDPLDSILAEEYLTSRSKYDEEAKKHTEKSAGQTLDEMEKKLVETVKPLPEKLTCPLTKKLYVDPVITIYKDIYERKAIEKHLKQSEYDPFADRQKPLTMLDWKPCPHMRAMVTEYRNSQIL